From Camelus ferus isolate YT-003-E chromosome 18, BCGSAC_Cfer_1.0, whole genome shotgun sequence, one genomic window encodes:
- the LOC102518358 gene encoding olfactory receptor 2AE1: MWQRNQTSLADFILEGLFDDSLTHLSLFSLTLVVFLIAVGGNALTILLICADPRLHTPMYFLLSQLSLMDLMHVCTTIPKMATSYLSGEKSISFAGCATQHFLYLSLGGAECLLLAFMSYDRYVAICHPLRYTVLMNRKVRLMMVAMSWLGASINSLIYTAILMHFPFCGLRIIHHFYCEFPAVVKLVCGDVTVYEATVYISIILILLLPISLISTSYAFILHSVIQMRSAGSKRNAFATCSSHLTVVFLWFGACIFSYMRPRSQRTPLQDKVGSVFYSIITPTLNPLIYTLRNKDVAQALRRVLGRDMITKIL; encoded by the coding sequence ATGTGGCAGAGGAATCAGACCTCTCTGGCCGACTTCATCCTCGAAGGGCTCTTTGATGACTCCCTCACTcacctttcccttttctccttgacCCTGGTGGTCTTCCTCATTGCGGTGGGCGGCAACGCCCTCACCATCCTCCTCATCTGTGCTGACCCCCGGCTTCATACACCCATGTACTTCCTCCTGAGCCAGCTCTCCCTCATGGATCTGATGCACGTCTGCACAACCATCCCCAAAATGGCGACCAGCTACCTCTCTGGCGAGAAGTCCATCTCCTTTGCGGGCTGTGCAACGCAGCACTTCCTCTATTTGTCTCTGGGTGGCGCTGAGTGTCTTCTCCTAGCTTTCATGTCCTATGACCGCTATGTTGCCATCTGTCACCCACTGCGCTACACTGTTCTCATGAACAGAAAGGTGAGACTGATGATGGTCGCCATGTCTTGGTTGGGAGCATCGATAAACTCCCTAATTTATACAGCCATCTTGATGCACTTCCCTTTCTGTGGGCTTCGAATAATCCACCACTTCTACTGTGAGTTTCCAGCTGTTGTGAAGTTAGTGTGTGGAGACGTCACTGTGTATGAGGCCACAGTGTACATCAGCATCATCTTAATTCTCCTCCTCCCCATATCCCTGATTTCTACATCCTATGCCTTCATCCTCCACAGTGTCATTCAGATGCGTTCAGCTGGGAGTAAGAGAAATGCCTTTGCCACTTGTAGCTCCCACCTCACTGTTGTTTTCCTCTGGTTTGGTGCCTGCATCTTCTCATACATGAGGCCCAGGTCGCAGCGTACTCCATTGCAAGACAAAGTTGGCTCTGTGTTCTACAGCATCATTACTCCCACGCTGAATCCTTTGATTTATACTCTCCGGAACAAGGATGTAGCTCAGGCTCTGAGGAGAGTACTGGGGAGAGATATGATCACTAAAATACTGTGA